CCTGGACCTTCAGGGCACTCAACTGCAAGGATCCCATGGTCGCCTCCCTGGGTTGGAAAGGTGTCTCCTCCCTTTCCTCGACCAATGCTGAGAGCTTACTCCTCTTTAGACACTCCCGAGCTTTATGTGGTCCATCACAAAGAAAGCACTTAAGAAAAGGGCGTTCCATACCTCGATCTTCTCTTTGACTCCTGGGGTGCCCTTCCTTCAGCTTGTAGGATTTGGAGCTTCCATCCTTGCCTTGGCTGTTGCCTCCCTCGCTCCTGTCCTTCTGTGGACTGAGTCTGCTCCTTTCGCTCCTCTGGAACTCCATGAGGGATTCAGCTATGGAGATGGCAGTAGCTAGATCTCGTGCTCCTCGCCTCTCTATCTCCATTTGGGCCCAAGTCTGTAGGCCATCAGTAAAGGCAAAGAGAGCTTCTGCATCTGGGTAGTCTGGGATCACTTGTCACGGAGTAAGAAGTTTGCTCACCTCAAACTTGCTTCAAACCGTGCGGCCTTAGTCTTCCCCCAAGACTAAGTCAGCCTTCCCACACTCAAAGTCTATATAAATAGACTAACAAGGGTGACAAAGGGTAAAAATGGTGAGAGAGTGAGTAAAGAACAAGGAACACACTTGGAAAGAGTTTGGCAAAGGAAAAGTAACTTTACTACTCAATGAAAATAGCTTTACAAGCCTAAGGCTTACAAGAGAGTAATAAAGTGGGCTAAGTGTACAAGAACACACTAAAGAGCTTTGGTATGGCTTGGATGCTTGTTGAGACTCTTGGATGCCGGGAGGAGCAGGCCAAAATGAGGTTAAGTCTGCTTACTGCATGCCAAAATGAGGTTCAAAGGGGCTGGAGGCATGCTGGGCGCTTACTGGGCGTGCCAGGCGATGGGAGGCCCAAAACGAGGTTCACGGGCTAAGTCTGGCGCTGAGCTGCTTTGGGCGTGCGGGCGCGTGGGAGCAGCAAGCGGGCAGACCAGGCGCGAAATGAGGTTCATCGCATGGGCTGGCAGATTTCTGGCGAGGAACCTCGTTTTGGCGGGCTCCTCTCGGCAACTCTCCTGCTCGCCCGGTTGGCCCGTTTGCCCAGAAAATTGACTCCCACAAACATTGCCTCCCAGTAATGCACATTCCCTTTGCTCCACAAGGATTTACACCTACTGAACCTCCCTCGGTAGGCAACCTCGTAGAAAAAAATTGGACTTCTTCGGGAGACTAATTTTGTGGAGTGACACAACACTCAGAAGGCCATTTCGAGAAGCCTCACACTATAGATAATCTAACGATAGAAGCATATGAAGGCCATAAAACTAACCTATCTAGCATCGACGCCAAGGATGAATATTCACCTAACAACATATTTCAAACTTATCTCTACCAAAAGGAAGAAACCCATACACATCAAACCTTTCAGCCGGCGGTTTGAAGGATTAAGATTTTAATTCTGCTAGATCAATAAAAATGAGCCCTACACACTCTACCCTTTCTCTCCCTTTCTACCAGATTAAGATTTGCCTTCAGATTCAGCTCTCTCGTATTATGGGAACGGCTTGGACTGTACAATCCCTTCCTTCTTCCACCTTTCAGCTCTTTAACATGTtggattatttatttgtatttgGATGTGGATTAGCATTAATCAATTGTTAGGCTCATTGACAgattaaataatgatatcaaataatAAGTTTAGTAATTGACAATATCTAAATGGATTGGGTCATGTGATTGCACTAcaagaaaattaatatttaaagagAGGAAAAATCATCATTAAAAGTTAAAAAGTGGTCGTTAATAATAATTAACAACCACAAAAGTTGGTCGTTAAGTCGTCGTTATAGGCTCCGTCGTTAAAAAGTTTAACGAGGAATTTATATAACTTGTCGTTGATACTAATAACGAGGACACAATAAGCGATTgttaaaattatagtattaacGACTATTTTAGCTGTCGTTAATGTTATTAACAACGAAGAAAATGGtcatcaaatttaaattaaaagatcgTTATTTTACAATGTAACGGCCTCTAAAAACTATTAACAATGAAAAAATTGGttgttaaaaaatattaacaacaGCAAATAATGCTCATTAATGGttattaacaattaaaaaaaatctcgTTAAAAAGTATTAACGAGAGCAAATGATGATCGTTAAAAATTACTAATGATAGTAAAAAGTAGTCGTTGAAAATAATTGAGGATGAACATTAAAAATTGATAACAACGATGCAAAATGGTCGTTAAAAATGATTAACAATCATAAAAATAGTTGTGAAAACATATTAACAATAACAAAAAGAGGTGATTAACAATCAATATGAATACAAAAATCATCATTAATAATGATGATTTAATTTTGTTAACTTTTAAAAcactaaaaaatttaataagcaattaataataataaataatatgcttcataAATAAAATAACATTCATACATCAATATGAAAAATGTCATAACAACCGTCTCAAATGtcgatttaatattaattatttacactTAATTTGTTTATGTCAATAAGAAAACTATAAATACGTGAAGGCTGAAATAAAATTCAACAATATCTTCTAAGTTACTTTTGAACACTTTCACCCAAAAAAATTACTTCAATGCTTTCACTATTTGCATAATCACATCTGcaccaaaatataaaaatataattagattGCAACAACTATGAAATCCACTAATAGCTTGAAATGAGTTTCACATTTAACTTAAaatttgttaatattttatttctaaacagTTTAAGtataatatatcaaataaaaaattcgGCAAaattccatttgtattttgaatattttcaaaatttcaaacaaataattcaaattcataacttgcataaaacataaattcaaaaatattcaTCAACTTTCAATCCGATTTCTGTgctctttaattaaattatatacattTATCTTCAATAACTATATAATagtgaatatttatttccatttgtAAATGTACAACTTAAAATATGACCTATATTAAAAACAATATAAAGAATATAGTAGATGAAAAAGAAGATAATTTACCTTATCACAATCATGTGGATTGATCTGTAGATAGAGAAGTTCTAGATGGAGCATTAGAGTATTGGCTCAATAATAAGTCCTCCAGGTATTTCATCCTAGTTTCTACTTCAGACAAACGATCCTTAAGCAATCGATTCTCCTCTTGAAGGCCAACGTTGGAATGAGATTTCTTAACTTCTTTTGCCTTTATTCCACCCCCATAACCAATAACTTGATCACGATGTCGTGTTTCAAAACATTGTTCTACAACCTCCATATGAGACAAAGAAGGGTTGGATTGGATGACATCACGTATTTGATCCTATAATAATTATGATTAATCAATGACACAAATAAAACAATTTATGAAAAGACAAAGATTTGCAATAAAAGTAATATAACATACATATTTCTCTTGAACATTAAAGTCAACCAAATTTGCACCCTTCTTATGAGTTTCAAAGAATATAGTTCCAATGTCTGGTGGATTGCCATCCTTGCCTCCCTTTACAAAATACGATATTGTTACACAATagcataatatatttaatctctAAAATGCAAAAGCATGAAAAAATTTCACTAACATTACTAAATCATAGATAATTTGTTTGTAAGGTTTGCTACCAGTACGATGAAGCATAGTTAAATTTTTCCTATTTTCAGAGCTTCGAACACTTGTTTCCTACATTAAAAAAAGTATTTAAAAACATTATGTTAACCcttctaaaaaataataaaactaaagataaaaatacttatatttaatttacataatttctaatATTGGTAAAATAAAATGTCATACCTTAAATTTTTGGGTGCAAAAATGGTTCTTAACTAACCACTCCCAATCTTCTTGATGCATCCCTTGAGGAACATTTTTCAACAACTCTGGAAAAGAACCACAAGGCTTTATATTGTGGCGTTTCAAATCCCCTCTCCAATTATTCCACAAATGATTCATATGCTCTAAAGTCTTTCCTCGATATAGCTCAATGTCAACATTTTTAAATTTCtcctacaaaaaaaaaagaatgaatgaATAGATGCAAATTAAATTAATCCAATGTTTTATTAAAAGTAAAGGTACCTTGACTGAATCCCACATATGATCTTTTGCATCTTCTCCAATTTGCTTCCATGAGTGCACTCTTATTGGACAAATGTTTGGGTCACGCACTATCTTGCCCAAATGTCTTGACCATTCTGCATGATTTTCTCCAACAACTCGATTAATATAAAAAACCACATCCAGTTTTTCTCCATCCTTAAGTGCTGCAATCTTTTTACCCTTGTTCATTCCTcttgtttttctcttcttttgtATATTGGAAATACCTAAATAAAAAAGTCCTTAGAACTTCATTAATGATATAGAAATAATGcatcaataataaatataaattattaataatgcaTATGACAATAATTATTTGAACCTTCTTGTGTTTCTTCCTGAGCTGGATTATTATTACTTTGATGTTGCCTTGTTGTATTACATTCTGCAGTATCAAAATCtatcaatattaaaaataaaaagtaaattattAATGTAAACTAAATTCATAACCCTGAATGAAATAGAAAAATAGGAGTTGAACCTTCATGCACTTGTTCAGGTATTTGTTCTTGTACTCCACCATCTTCTTCCCTATGATCAACATCTTGAAAAAGAGAGATGTCATTATGTGGCTCTAACGAACAACGTGCAATTGATGCAGTTTGACTTTGGGTGGATGTCATAGGTAAAAATGATCTTGATTGATGTCCATGTCCCCTTGCCCTTCTTAATGCACCCGGTGGTATAAATGAACTCTTCACTATATTTGtcctatttcctttctttttgtgACACCATTTCTAGCGTCATTTACCTGGAATATtagcacatcaaatatatgtgaaTTTTTTTTCAAACTAATAAAATATATCATGACATAAATAAATATGGGAAACAACATAAATAAAATATGGGAAAAAGACAAAATGAAATGTAAACTACATTGAATAACTTAATTACACATAAACATCCAAAATaaattatgtatatattataGAGTTTATTTTGAAAAGAAACATTATACACTAGCATtcaaacaataataattaaataaacttcaTGATCCATGTTTTCTTTTCTTCTGTGTTGGAGATATATCAATTATTTGTGGCTCTATATCCATCCTCTTCCAACTAATTTGGTCATTTGCATCAGCTGTAGTTGTTTCTCCAGATTCAAGATTGTGATTCATCGACTTGATATGCTTCACCTAATTGATTCAAGTCAACGGGGTCAATGTCTTCTTCTAATGGGATGTCATAAGAATCTCGAGGATGTGCCTTTATCACACAATGCCAGCCTTTGTGAATATTGTCTGGAACATAAAAGACTTGTGATGCTTGGTTAGCTAAAATGAAAGGTTCATTTGTTTTCAAAGTTCGTTTACAATTAACACTAACCCCCCCATATTCATCAATCTTAACCCCCCTCACTCGATCATAAACATCCCACCAATTACAACGAAATAACACCACACGTCTTCCTTCAAGATATTGCAATTGAATAATCTCAGTTAAGACACCGTAGTAATTTATGTTGTTAACTTCATCACCAATATCTCCAATTACAACAACTCTACTATTTTGTGTCCTCAAACCTTGGTCATGATATTTAGTAtgaaacctatacccattgacaaTGTAACCATAAAAAGATGTCACATATCGAGCAGGACCGCATGATAATGAGAGTAGGGCTCCCATCATTGGACTTGAGTCATTTTTATGCAACCACGCAACCTATAAAAAAAATTtgtttgaaaaagtgaaaaatcaaTTCCTAATGGTtacaaacaattgaaataattaattacTCAAAATACATACAAAACTTAAAGTGTACTTACTTTCGTCTTAAACCATCTAACAAAATTTTTATTCCATTGACCTTCTGACATACCTACTAAATTGGTTGCTGGCAATTGTGAATACTCTCTaaggggcaaaaaaaaaaaagaggattatAGGCGATtgtgataaattaaaaaaaaaaagtaaatacaaTATGAATAAGCAAAAAAAAATATCATACTCGATGTATGGCTGGACTTCATCACAATTCTTTAATACATAAATATGAGCTTGCTCCCACTCCTGTGTATCAAGATCACGAGTTTTACTAGCACCTAATCCTCATCCTACTTTGGAGAAAATTGATAAGCctcctttatttttattactgCCACCATCATAGTTGTGCTCCATTCGATTGAACTTTGTCTCAATGCCATGCAAGTACCTTGAGCAAAGAGTCATGCACTCATTTGCAATGTATGCCTCTGCAATTGAACCCTCTACACAAGCTCTATTTCGAATACATGACTTAAATGAATATAATGCTCGTTCTATTGGGTACATccaatgtgtaacaccctccctgtagcaactccatacattctactgttccgatgaccagtgtcgatccggacagctagaacgttcggagaaatattttaactaaagtgagggaccataattaactcaaatattaataagaaaaatttagtaaaattttagaaataaaatacaactaagtcaaatgagccggtgcccaagcgatgggtaacccagtgggaagttgcggttctcgcaactaggagccctaaacccgagagaaaattcataaaataatttttgggactccagagaagggttattgaggttcctatggcattagaatgccaagaaaatatttagaaaaatttttcaatcagtacagacaattttgacccgttaagccaaacggagggcattttggtcatttcgcctttagaggcgatttttggccgacttgtccagttaagtaaataattattatgatataaaatatgaataaatattgctaaaaatgaaattgaaatttggtagaaaagaaaagaaaagaaaaatgaaggaaattagggataatgacatcacattatgtcatttacataccctccaccaatcaccattcaacaagccttcttaaaacaattaaaagagacaaaatggacccaaaaattctagtgttttctccttcttcttcagctaGCCGTGAGtttctccttcttcctccataactctcattctctcataccttcaatctttgatttctcaccccaaaacccttaggtcctttcactaaaatttgtcacccaaccttgctagagtgtttggcagctaagaaaacaaaagaaagtggaagaaagtgaggtgtgaacaagcttacaaaatcaccaaagaggttagtgccataacctttgcttttacatctttttaatcatgaatttgagctaagttaagttaaaaatttgacagaaattgaattaatgaagcatggttatattccatgaagttttggcagccttgacatgagttagtgttaggagaaatctttggtttaaagtgacatattgctgcccctcttataaattatatgattagtataacaaattaggagtgggatgcatgaattggaggcttggttaattagaattagggttttggagagaaacttggactttgcttatgtaatggtgaatgaacattctaatagtcaattagtgaccatttgagataagttgaccataatttggagtgaagtatagtattacaaactgatttggtatgctgcctagtgagagcagcaggtgaggctatgagtccagcctgtttggactgccataactttggctgtgtaggttcaattggtgtttggccaattggacatgaaaattgacacataatggcacaattttggtgaagaaaccatgcccaaaagaccaaagcaagtggaccaaaaacttgccccaatctggatgtcctgcaaccagattctgcagaatgacaaaatgaacagtgattgttcatttggtcataactcattgtagaatagcccaattgacctgaaatttttacagcaacaagttaagatatagaccaacaactttcatgaagaaacctacctcaaattatgaccagaacctatccaacaaggcagttgtaatcactgttcactgcactatagatatggtcagttctgaaattttccaatccggccagttgtggtttttggaccataacttaagctacaaaactccaaatggagtgattcaaaaaacgaaattcaactagacaaaataaggaacaactttcatgtttatcattttctcaaattcccactgtaacagtaactaatggaatagtaaagttagggtataaaaactgaaaattctgctccattagttttaagcttagaaatggtattggtgattaatgccaacaagttttgaatgcaaaatgtggtatgttgggagtgttaaaactaatgtacctattttctatgcaaaagtcaacatttttgttgaccaatgaagtaaatagtaacaccaaagcttgaaaatcaaaaattacaaaattcaaaagtattaaatgccctagtatacctaacaagattggtttggatagtttggcatgccaatagggttcagttagcagtactgcacatggcattatgccattctgtgatttcatggcttttagccattctgacattgtgttgatatttggccttgtgcctattgtcattctgACTTATTAGCTGTTACAttactgccgggagatgcatatgtaaccgatggtgtgacggcccgaggtactagatacccagtgccagtttacccgtttatccagtccagtcgttcagtataggttccttgggcaaccaaaaatgaaagtggataatttaacgaaataatgaatataacaagtacaaaacaagtaagacatcgatacattcaatgcatatttattttctgttatttcttttcattttattattggcaccactaagcattattgcttagctcattgcttttgccacgcgtaggttctggagatactgaccgagagcccagtagaccacaggctgggtgagacctcctgcagctctgcatagtgtctgtgtcacctcaccatcttcagtgcattggtaggacactaggttcattttggtattttataactaacttttattttcctttgtgtaaatgaaactcgtgtaatgtattttgatgttcatgtaaataatgaaaattgtggttatgaatggaaaaatttgagtatttatttattgcatatatatatgagtaccatgagaaatgaatgtttgagtaatggaaagattgttgaaaaacatattgatactttgttgatgaaatggagttgggattgtttggaaatgattattggaagtgtttttcacaggttccgaagaactgttttctccatttttagccggtactctgccggattttctataaaatttttgaaacctcaaataaattataattttgataaatggcttaaataaattatatttcataaattatattcaaaactatgataaaaataaattaaggaagaataaaaatgattgagataaagtagagtgttccggtacaccgtgtgacatatcttactcggatatactgtagacgggtaaggggtgtcacatttagtggtatcagagcacggtttaggcgtttttgggcctagattgagtccataccatgcattgcatttgtaagagtcgaggtgacactaatgcagatctgtttgtttttcttattttgaataggatatggaccctacatcacagagagcagttgaggaggaagtggagagtcatgctccactgcgatgAATTGGCTGGGGTAGGGAGAACTCCGCCCGGActcagcgagcacctttcggcctccacaggccatgtttcagcaaatggtcgaattttttagacaaatggctggggtaatgccagcaccaccacctccacagcagaaatcacacctggaaaaattgagaaaatttggggcagtggacttctttggcaagagagaagatgattacattacagtagaaaattggttgagcaggcaggcagtgagtttaaaacaactccactgcactccaaagcagaatctagaagctgctgtatctctattgcaagatgatgcatatgaatggtgggatacggtgtctagtgaagtacagccagaagtaataacttgggacttcttcctctccgaatttaagaagaaatatgtgggtagtgtatacctggaagagagaagaagagagttcattaacctgaggcagagacagctgacagtggccgagtataaaaaggaatttgtcagattgagccgctacggaagggagatagtccctaatgaggccgaaaggtgtaagagatttgaagaaggattaaatgataatataaagatcatgatcactgccttgggaatcacagacttcaccaagttagtggaagctgcaataaaagttgaaaaagtaagaataagtgagcagaccagaagggagagacagcagaagaggggcccgggttacTCTAGTTCAtcccctgcatttgggaagaagttcaagggtccacctgcacagagttcaagtcaaccacaaggtcgagtcggtctcggggcccagccacgatttacccacaggagaggtcggtccacaccatcggtgggctgCTCTCCgagatggggttcgaggaccagctccggcatcttctgcatgtccacattatgcgaaatggcataaggagtgttggagagtggctggTGCTGCTTAGGTGTGGGTCAGAGCATCGGTTGAAGAAGCGTCCCACGAGAACTACtcatttgctccaacacaagcgagcagacttgctctgcaccacaaaggggtaggaaatcgcaaATCGGCCTTGATAGGACCATCACGAGGCACGCatcgagccagcagagaggcgatAATGGACCACtgcgagcttatgccatgagagctcaggaggagcaagatgccccggacgtcatcaggggtacgttctccctctataatatatatgtgcatgcattggtggatccaggatccactcattcatacatctgcatcaacctacccgtagaaagggggatactagtaggggagagtgaccaagacattctggtcactaatccattgggccacagtgcagtagtgaacaaagtgtacaagggttgcccattaaggattcaggggtatgaattcttggcagacttgattgagtttcctttccatgagtttgatgtgattttgggaatggactggttgtcacgtcatcaggcgatagttgattgcaaaattgaagagaatttctctgaaaacttctgagggtaatgagatcactgttgtgggtgaaaggacagatttcctgtccaatgttatctcagccacagttgcaagaaaactgatgagaaaaggctgtgaagcctacctagcacatgtggtggatactaggcaggctaagccaaacctgagtgacataccgcagtaaa
The Hevea brasiliensis isolate MT/VB/25A 57/8 chromosome 15, ASM3005281v1, whole genome shotgun sequence genome window above contains:
- the LOC110644109 gene encoding uncharacterized protein LOC110644109, which gives rise to MTSTQSQTASIARCSLEPHNDISLFQDVDHREEDGGVQEQIPEQVHEDFDTAECNTTRQHQSNNNPAQEETQEGISNIQKKRKTRGMNKGKKIAALKDGEKLDVVFYINRVVGENHAEWSRHLGKIVRDPNICPIRVHSWKQIGEDAKDHMWDSVKEKFKNVDIELYRGKTLEHMNHLWNNWRGDLKRHNIKPCGSFPELLKNVPQGMHQEDWEWLVKNHFCTQKFKETSVRSSENRKNLTMLHRTGSKPYKQIIYDLVMLVKFFHAFAF